One window of Halonatronomonas betaini genomic DNA carries:
- the flgG gene encoding flagellar basal-body rod protein FlgG gives MMRGLYTAATGMNAQQTNIDMISNNLSNVNTTGFKKSRANFQDLMYQQTRQPGTPNAQGEEIPVGTEIGHGTRMAATQKLFTPGSPQSTDNPLDLVIEGDGFFEVVRPDGSTAYTRDGSFRQDSDGRLVTADGHPLQPEIYIPEDATSVSITSDGTVSAQMAGESEPNQLGQIELVNFSNPAGLNSEGRNLYTETVSSGQPMIGVPGEDGFGTISQGYLEMSNVKVVEEMVDMITAQRAYEANSRSIQASDEMLNTANQLRR, from the coding sequence ATGATGCGTGGATTATACACAGCGGCAACAGGTATGAACGCTCAACAGACTAATATAGATATGATATCAAATAATTTATCAAATGTGAATACAACAGGATTTAAAAAATCCAGGGCTAATTTTCAGGATTTAATGTATCAACAGACAAGGCAACCAGGTACTCCTAATGCACAAGGTGAAGAGATACCAGTCGGGACTGAGATTGGGCATGGAACAAGAATGGCAGCTACACAAAAACTATTTACTCCAGGAAGTCCTCAATCAACTGATAACCCCCTTGATCTTGTAATAGAGGGAGATGGATTTTTTGAAGTTGTCAGGCCTGATGGTTCTACTGCTTATACCAGAGATGGTTCATTTAGACAGGATAGTGATGGGAGACTCGTTACTGCTGATGGTCATCCATTACAGCCTGAGATTTATATTCCTGAAGATGCTACCAGTGTTTCAATAACAAGTGATGGTACTGTTAGTGCTCAGATGGCAGGTGAATCTGAACCGAATCAACTTGGCCAGATTGAATTAGTGAATTTTTCTAACCCTGCAGGATTAAATAGTGAGGGAAGAAATTTATATACAGAGACTGTTTCTTCGGGCCAACCGATGATCGGTGTTCCTGGTGAAGATGGCTTTGGGACTATTAGCCAGGGTTATTTAGAGATGTCAAATGTTAAAGTTGTTGAAGAAATGGTAGATATGATTACTGCTCAAAGGGCATATGAGGCTAATTCTCGATCAATCCAGGCTTCTGATGAGATGCTTAATACTGCTAATCAGTTAAGAAGATAA
- the flgA gene encoding flagellar basal body P-ring formation chaperone FlgA, with translation MFKKKCFSYVIAIVLFLSAPVLSAEIYLYDDVEINSSKIILGEIARIETDSDNVYKALSDIELGDAPRPGRSVEMNPELISLHIRNNGFNRSDYNINSDGNIRIHVSSQNLSSEDLFNKVEKVIKEEIYKDLEAYALEQDIQISIELLSSPGDKDIPDGEINVEIDNEINRPAGRLNIPVKIYIDENYWSRVFMTLRVNYLMDVYLLKNDLTRNQRIDESDLVYEETKFDFYPDKLIMSLNNEIIEHGVTNRNYQKGQILKLSMLEYPDVISFNQEVIAEFEQGSVFVTTKVKARDNGSIGEIIEVENIETGNRMQAEVLNENRVRIIN, from the coding sequence ATGTTTAAAAAAAAATGTTTTTCATATGTTATAGCAATAGTTTTATTTCTATCAGCACCTGTCTTATCTGCTGAAATATATTTATATGATGATGTTGAAATTAATAGTTCTAAGATAATCCTTGGAGAAATTGCAAGGATTGAGACTGATTCAGATAATGTATACAAAGCTCTATCAGATATTGAATTAGGTGATGCTCCAAGGCCTGGAAGAAGTGTGGAAATGAATCCAGAACTTATTTCCCTTCATATCAGGAATAATGGATTTAACAGAAGTGATTATAATATAAATTCAGATGGAAATATTAGAATACATGTAAGCTCACAAAACTTATCATCTGAAGATTTATTTAACAAGGTTGAAAAGGTAATAAAAGAAGAGATTTATAAAGATTTAGAAGCTTATGCTTTAGAGCAGGATATTCAAATATCTATCGAACTCTTATCAAGTCCTGGTGATAAAGATATACCAGATGGTGAAATAAATGTAGAAATTGATAATGAAATAAATAGACCAGCCGGGAGACTTAATATACCAGTTAAAATATATATTGATGAAAATTATTGGAGCAGAGTCTTTATGACTTTAAGAGTAAATTATCTGATGGATGTATATCTTTTAAAAAATGATTTAACAAGGAATCAAAGAATTGATGAGAGTGATTTAGTTTATGAAGAAACAAAGTTTGATTTTTATCCAGATAAACTGATTATGAGTTTGAATAATGAGATTATTGAACATGGTGTAACCAATAGAAACTATCAAAAAGGTCAGATATTAAAATTATCTATGCTCGAATATCCAGATGTTATTAGTTTTAATCAGGAAGTAATAGCTGAGTTTGAACAGGGTTCTGTATTTGTTACTACTAAAGTTAAGGCACGTGATAATGGGAGTATAGGTGAGATTATTGAAGTTGAAAATATTGAGACAGGAAACAGAATGCAGGCAGAAGTTTTAAATGAAAATAGAGTAAGGATTATAAACTGA
- a CDS encoding flagellar basal body L-ring protein FlgH produces MKRNTLLISCSIVIIMIFITGLPVESNSLWSEEQTSMYRDKGDYEVGDLVTVLIEEDASAVQSAVSDSSKGSDIDVGAGSGILSFLNPFSFGYSGSESADGSTERAGTLEADITVTIEEVLDNGNFKIAGNKNIKINDETQKIKLTGIIRPSDIKADNTIESQLVAEPEIEYEGKGIVGDKQDRGIISRVFNFIF; encoded by the coding sequence ATGAAAAGAAATACATTGCTAATATCATGTTCAATTGTTATAATTATGATATTCATTACAGGTCTACCTGTTGAATCTAACTCTCTCTGGTCTGAGGAGCAGACGAGTATGTATAGAGATAAAGGTGATTATGAAGTTGGAGATTTAGTTACAGTCTTAATAGAAGAGGATGCAAGTGCTGTACAAAGTGCAGTCAGTGATTCAAGCAAAGGCTCAGATATTGATGTTGGGGCCGGGTCAGGAATACTAAGCTTTTTAAACCCGTTTAGCTTTGGTTACTCAGGATCAGAGAGTGCAGATGGCTCGACTGAGAGAGCCGGGACATTGGAGGCTGATATTACTGTTACTATTGAAGAAGTATTAGATAATGGTAATTTCAAAATTGCTGGTAATAAAAATATTAAAATCAATGATGAAACCCAGAAAATAAAATTAACTGGAATCATTAGACCCTCTGATATAAAAGCTGATAATACTATAGAATCTCAATTAGTTGCAGAACCTGAAATTGAATATGAGGGCAAAGGAATAGTTGGAGATAAACAGGATAGAGGTATTATCTCACGAGTATTTAATTTTATTTTTTAG